In one Pseudomonas fitomaticsae genomic region, the following are encoded:
- a CDS encoding TonB-dependent receptor family protein: MPSLKTLPAALLGLALVCPVKAQSQGLELGQVLIGAEDQSGEDASVEEAKARLAEVPGGSNVVDMRQPLQGRVAGNQDVLAYQPGVYAQSAGNEGTKISIRGSGINRAPGAHASGLYTMLDGLPLTGPGGTPYELLEPLWLDHVEVLRGANGFDRGALALGGAVDYVSHTGYNAPRLNVRYVMGSHGYAQRQVSSGQVLGDFDYYLSMTDAHSDGYQDHTASKSQGVIANFGYRFNPNLETRFYIRHRETDNDLAGRVTKHSIEHDPRAANPAYVTRNDSRDQPGSTFIGNKTTYYIDDDSSIQTGLVYHDYPMDLREGPNRLKVAYTDVSGTFDYKRRDTLWGMESNSTVGLRVTKHLPNDGASERVRIPTGNTAAYAPGTHMRNFTYQGSDSVLHVGNDLEIAEDLWLTTGLAAIYTRRESAVTYPEGGGKTSLGDWDYAPRLGLRYQVTPDLQLFGNLSRSVEAPHPWSLIYSSNVRFPTGSGAATGTQRDPVKLQNQTATTLELGGRGDSALGEWSLAWYYAQVRHELLSVLPDANATTPYELNASPTVHQGVEASLNSNLWSANDGGKLSLRQAYTFSDFHYRDDDRFGDNRLPGLPMHYYQGELRYDFPQGFFAAINTQLVSKTAVDYANSYYADPYATFGATLGYNAPKGDWQTWLDMRNLTDKHYAATVTPGYDDKGLDAARSTPGEGMAMYVGVSWSLL; the protein is encoded by the coding sequence ATGCCTTCGCTCAAAACCCTGCCCGCTGCCTTGCTGGGGCTGGCCCTTGTCTGTCCGGTCAAGGCGCAATCCCAGGGTCTGGAACTGGGGCAAGTGCTGATCGGGGCCGAGGATCAGAGCGGTGAAGATGCGTCGGTGGAAGAGGCGAAGGCGCGTCTGGCCGAGGTGCCGGGTGGCAGCAACGTGGTGGATATGCGCCAGCCATTGCAGGGCCGGGTCGCGGGCAATCAGGACGTATTGGCGTATCAGCCGGGTGTCTATGCCCAGTCGGCGGGCAACGAAGGGACGAAGATTTCGATCCGTGGCTCGGGCATCAACCGTGCCCCCGGCGCCCACGCTTCGGGGCTGTACACGATGCTCGACGGTCTGCCGCTGACCGGCCCCGGCGGTACGCCTTATGAATTGCTGGAGCCACTGTGGCTCGACCATGTGGAAGTCCTGCGCGGCGCCAACGGTTTTGATCGCGGTGCGTTGGCCCTTGGCGGCGCCGTCGATTACGTCAGCCACACCGGCTACAACGCGCCACGGTTGAATGTGCGTTACGTCATGGGCAGCCACGGCTATGCCCAGCGACAAGTCAGCTCCGGTCAGGTGCTGGGCGACTTCGATTACTACCTGTCGATGACCGACGCGCATTCCGACGGTTATCAGGATCACACCGCCAGCAAGAGCCAGGGCGTGATCGCCAACTTCGGTTATCGCTTCAATCCGAATCTGGAAACCCGCTTCTACATTCGTCACCGCGAGACCGACAACGACCTCGCCGGCCGGGTGACCAAACATTCCATCGAACACGATCCGCGCGCGGCCAACCCGGCCTACGTGACGCGCAACGACAGCCGCGACCAACCTGGCAGCACCTTCATCGGTAACAAGACCACGTACTACATCGATGACGATTCGAGCATCCAGACCGGTCTGGTCTATCACGATTACCCGATGGACCTGCGCGAAGGCCCCAACCGCCTGAAGGTCGCTTACACCGATGTCAGCGGCACGTTCGACTACAAGCGCCGCGACACGCTCTGGGGGATGGAGAGCAACAGCACCGTGGGCCTGCGAGTCACCAAGCACCTGCCTAACGACGGTGCCAGCGAACGGGTACGGATTCCCACCGGCAACACCGCTGCTTATGCGCCGGGCACCCACATGCGCAACTTCACTTATCAGGGTTCGGATTCTGTCCTGCATGTGGGCAACGACCTGGAAATCGCCGAAGACCTGTGGCTGACCACCGGCCTCGCCGCGATCTACACCCGCCGCGAAAGCGCGGTGACCTACCCGGAAGGTGGTGGCAAGACCAGCCTCGGCGACTGGGATTACGCGCCACGTCTGGGCCTGCGCTATCAGGTGACGCCGGACCTGCAACTGTTCGGCAACCTCAGCCGTTCGGTCGAAGCGCCGCATCCGTGGTCGCTGATCTACAGCTCCAACGTACGCTTCCCAACCGGCAGCGGTGCGGCCACCGGCACCCAGCGCGACCCGGTCAAACTGCAGAACCAGACCGCGACCACCCTGGAACTCGGCGGGCGTGGCGACAGTGCGCTCGGCGAATGGAGTCTGGCCTGGTACTACGCCCAGGTGCGCCACGAATTGCTTTCGGTATTGCCGGACGCCAACGCCACCACGCCTTACGAACTCAATGCCAGCCCGACCGTGCACCAAGGTGTCGAAGCCAGCCTGAACAGTAATCTGTGGTCAGCGAACGATGGCGGCAAGTTGAGCCTGCGCCAGGCCTACACCTTCAGCGACTTCCATTACCGCGACGACGACCGCTTCGGCGACAACCGCCTGCCGGGCTTGCCGATGCATTACTACCAGGGCGAACTGCGCTACGACTTCCCGCAGGGTTTCTTTGCCGCCATCAACACGCAACTGGTCTCGAAAACCGCAGTGGATTACGCCAACAGCTACTACGCCGATCCTTACGCCACCTTCGGCGCCACGCTGGGCTACAACGCACCGAAAGGCGACTGGCAGACCTGGCTCGACATGCGCAACCTGACCGACAAACACTACGCCGCTACAGTTACGCCGGGCTATGACGATAAAGGACTGGACGCCGCACGCTCCACGCCGGGTGAGGGCATGGCGATGTATGTCGGGGTGTCGTGGAGTCTGCTTTGA
- a CDS encoding AraC family transcriptional regulator, producing MDSRLLSDRSSVFRHADPYAVSDYVNQHVGQHFIGLSKTTHPQASLNHRKLADLDLCRISYGGSVRVTSLALETVYHLQVLLQGNCLWRGHKREHHLVPGELLLINPDDPVDLTYSDDCEKFILKVPVSVLESVCDEQRWLHPAGGIRFLRNHYRLDELEGFTNLLGMICQEAEASDPLLRVQEHYAQIVGSKLISLMNTNVSRECLSSPSISFERILDYIERNLKLDLPAEHLAAQANMSPRSLYALFERQLGVTPMQYIRQRKLERVHACLNDPSCPVRNLTELALDYGFLHLGRFSESYRQQFGELPSVTFKRRH from the coding sequence ATGGACAGCCGCCTGCTGAGCGACCGCAGCAGCGTGTTTCGCCACGCTGACCCGTATGCCGTCTCCGACTATGTGAACCAGCACGTCGGCCAGCATTTCATCGGCCTGTCCAAAACCACCCATCCGCAAGCCAGCCTCAACCACCGCAAACTCGCCGACCTCGATCTGTGCCGCATCAGCTATGGCGGCAGCGTTCGCGTCACGTCGCTGGCGCTGGAAACCGTGTATCACCTGCAAGTCCTGCTGCAAGGCAACTGCCTGTGGCGCGGGCACAAGCGCGAGCATCATCTGGTGCCGGGCGAATTGCTGTTGATCAACCCGGACGATCCGGTCGACCTGACCTATTCCGACGATTGCGAGAAATTCATCCTCAAGGTGCCGGTCAGCGTGCTGGAGTCGGTGTGCGACGAGCAGCGCTGGCTGCATCCTGCCGGTGGCATCCGGTTTCTGCGCAATCATTACCGGCTTGACGAGCTGGAAGGGTTTACCAACCTGCTGGGCATGATCTGCCAGGAAGCCGAAGCCAGTGATCCATTGCTGCGGGTGCAGGAGCATTACGCGCAGATCGTCGGCAGCAAACTGATCTCGCTGATGAACACCAACGTCAGCCGTGAATGCCTGAGTTCGCCGAGCATCAGTTTCGAGCGGATCCTCGACTATATAGAGCGCAACCTGAAGCTGGATCTGCCCGCCGAACACCTCGCAGCCCAGGCGAACATGAGCCCGCGATCACTGTACGCACTGTTCGAACGCCAGCTCGGCGTGACCCCGATGCAATACATCCGCCAGCGCAAGCTGGAGCGCGTTCATGCCTGCCTCAATGATCCGAGCTGCCCGGTGCGCAACCTCACCGAACTGGCGCTCGACTACGGCTTCCTGCACCTGGGGCGTTTCTCCGAAAGCTATCGCCAGCAGTTCGGCGAATTGCCGTCCGTGACCTTCAAGCGCCGCCACTGA
- the benA gene encoding benzoate 1,2-dioxygenase large subunit, which yields MSLGIDYLNAMLEEDPEKGAYRCKREMFTDPRLFELEMAHIFEGNWIYLAHESQIPNANDFLTLTMGRQPVFIARNKAGELNAFLNACSHRGAMLCRHKSGNRSSYTCPFHGWTFNNSGKLLKVKDPSEAGYPEGFNCEGSHDLTKVARFESYRGFLFGSLNADVKSLAEHLGESAKIIDMIVDQSPEGLEVLRGSSSYIYEGNWKLTAENGADGYHVSSVHWNYAATQNQRQQRDAGEEIKTMSAGSWAKKGGGFYSFDHGHLLLWTRWANPEDRPAYERRDELARDFGQARADWMIENSRNLCLYPNVYLMDQFSSQIRIARPISVDKTEITIYCIAPKGESAEARAKRIRQYEDFFNVSGMATPDDLEEFRSCQTGYGAGRGWNDMSRGATHWVEGADAAAEEIDLKPLLSGMRTEDEGLFVLQHKYWQETMLKAAVSDKNLIPVEAV from the coding sequence ATGTCCCTGGGAATCGACTACCTCAATGCCATGCTTGAAGAGGACCCCGAGAAGGGGGCCTACCGCTGCAAGCGGGAGATGTTCACCGATCCGCGGCTGTTCGAACTGGAGATGGCGCACATCTTCGAAGGCAACTGGATCTACCTCGCCCACGAAAGCCAGATCCCCAACGCCAACGACTTTCTGACCCTCACCATGGGGCGCCAGCCCGTGTTCATCGCCCGCAACAAGGCCGGTGAACTCAATGCCTTTCTCAATGCGTGCAGCCATCGCGGCGCCATGTTGTGCCGGCACAAGTCCGGCAACCGTTCCAGCTATACCTGCCCGTTTCATGGCTGGACGTTCAACAACAGCGGCAAACTGCTCAAGGTCAAGGATCCGAGCGAAGCAGGCTATCCCGAAGGTTTCAACTGCGAAGGCTCCCACGACCTGACCAAAGTCGCGCGTTTCGAGTCCTATCGCGGCTTTCTGTTCGGCAGCCTGAACGCCGATGTGAAATCCCTCGCCGAGCACCTGGGCGAGTCGGCCAAGATCATCGACATGATCGTCGATCAGTCCCCTGAAGGCCTGGAAGTGCTGCGCGGTTCCAGTTCCTACATCTATGAAGGCAACTGGAAACTCACCGCCGAAAACGGCGCCGACGGCTATCACGTCAGCTCCGTGCACTGGAACTACGCCGCCACCCAGAACCAGCGTCAGCAGCGCGATGCCGGCGAAGAAATCAAGACCATGAGCGCCGGTAGTTGGGCGAAGAAGGGTGGCGGTTTCTACTCGTTCGACCACGGCCATCTGCTGCTCTGGACCCGCTGGGCCAACCCCGAGGATCGTCCGGCCTACGAGCGTCGTGATGAACTGGCCCGGGACTTCGGCCAGGCCCGCGCCGACTGGATGATCGAGAACTCGCGCAACCTGTGCCTGTACCCCAACGTGTACCTGATGGATCAGTTCAGCTCGCAGATCCGCATCGCCCGGCCGATCTCCGTCGACAAGACCGAGATCACCATCTACTGCATCGCCCCCAAAGGCGAAAGCGCGGAGGCCCGGGCCAAACGTATTCGCCAATACGAAGACTTCTTCAACGTCAGCGGCATGGCCACGCCGGATGACCTCGAAGAATTCCGCTCATGCCAGACCGGCTACGGCGCCGGGCGCGGCTGGAACGACATGTCCCGTGGCGCGACCCATTGGGTCGAAGGCGCGGACGCGGCGGCCGAGGAAATCGACCTCAAACCCTTGTTGTCCGGCATGCGCACCGAAGACGAAGGCCTGTTCGTGCTGCAACACAAGTACTGGCAGGAAACCATGCTCAAGGCCGCCGTTAGCGATAAAAACCTGATCCCCGTGGAGGCCGTGTGA
- the benB gene encoding benzoate 1,2-dioxygenase small subunit, which yields MSNLYDTVRDFLYREARYLDDGQWDQWLELYAADASFWMPAWDDHDTLTEDPQSEISLIWYGNRGGLEDRVFRIKTERSSATIPDTRTSHNLSNIEIVEQGEGQCQVRFNWHTLSFRYQVTDSYFGTSFYTLDLRGDQPLIKAKKVVLKNDYVRQVIDIYHI from the coding sequence ATGAGCAACCTCTACGACACCGTGCGCGATTTCCTCTACCGCGAAGCGCGCTACCTCGACGACGGCCAGTGGGATCAGTGGCTGGAACTCTACGCCGCCGACGCCAGTTTCTGGATGCCGGCCTGGGACGACCACGACACCCTGACCGAAGACCCGCAAAGCGAAATCTCGCTGATCTGGTACGGCAACCGTGGCGGTCTCGAAGACCGGGTATTCCGGATCAAGACCGAGCGCTCCAGCGCAACCATTCCCGATACCCGCACCTCGCACAACCTCAGCAATATCGAGATCGTCGAGCAGGGCGAAGGGCAATGTCAGGTGCGCTTCAACTGGCACACCCTGAGCTTTCGCTATCAGGTCACCGACAGTTATTTCGGCACCAGCTTCTACACCCTCGACCTGCGCGGCGACCAGCCGTTGATCAAGGCCAAGAAAGTCGTGCTGAAGAACGATTACGTCCGTCAGGTCATCGACATCTATCACATCTGA
- the benC gene encoding benzoate 1,2-dioxygenase electron transfer component BenC translates to MSFQIALNFEDGVTRFIEASGHETVADAAYRQGINIPLDCRDGACGTCKCFAEAGRYDMGDNFIEDALSEDELAQGYVLTCQMRAESDCVVRVPVGSQVCKTEQASYQASISDVRQLSESTIALSLKGESLSKLAFLPGQYVNLQVPGSKQSRAYSFSSLQKNGEVSFLIRNVPGGLMSSFLTGLAKAGDSLNLAGPLGSFYLREIKRPLLLLAGGTGLAPFTAMLEKIAEQGSEHPVHLIYGVTNDFDLVELDRLEAFAARIPNFSFGACVANPQSQHPLKGYVTQHIEPRHLNEGDVDVYLCGPPPMVEAVSQYIREQGITPANFYYEKFAAA, encoded by the coding sequence ATGAGTTTCCAGATCGCACTGAATTTCGAAGACGGGGTCACCCGTTTCATCGAGGCCTCGGGCCACGAAACCGTTGCCGACGCGGCGTATCGCCAAGGCATCAACATTCCGCTGGACTGCCGCGACGGCGCCTGCGGTACCTGCAAGTGTTTCGCCGAAGCCGGGCGTTACGACATGGGCGACAACTTCATCGAAGACGCCCTGAGTGAAGACGAACTGGCCCAGGGTTACGTCCTGACCTGTCAGATGCGCGCCGAAAGCGATTGCGTGGTGCGAGTGCCGGTGGGCTCGCAGGTGTGCAAGACCGAGCAGGCGAGTTATCAGGCGTCGATCAGCGATGTTCGTCAGCTTTCCGAGAGCACCATCGCGCTGTCGCTCAAGGGTGAATCCCTGAGCAAACTGGCGTTCCTGCCGGGGCAATACGTCAATCTGCAAGTGCCGGGCAGCAAGCAATCCCGCGCTTATTCCTTCAGCTCGTTGCAGAAGAACGGTGAGGTCAGTTTCCTGATCCGCAATGTCCCCGGTGGCTTGATGAGCAGCTTCCTCACCGGGCTGGCCAAGGCCGGCGACAGCCTGAATCTCGCCGGGCCGCTGGGCAGTTTCTACCTGCGGGAAATCAAGCGACCGCTGTTGCTGCTGGCCGGCGGCACCGGGCTGGCGCCGTTCACGGCGATGCTGGAGAAGATCGCCGAGCAGGGCAGCGAGCATCCGGTTCACCTGATCTACGGCGTGACCAACGATTTCGATCTGGTGGAGCTTGATCGCCTCGAAGCCTTCGCCGCCCGTATCCCGAATTTCAGCTTCGGTGCCTGCGTGGCCAATCCGCAGAGTCAGCACCCGCTCAAGGGCTACGTCACCCAGCACATCGAGCCGCGCCACCTCAATGAAGGCGATGTCGACGTGTACCTGTGCGGCCCGCCGCCGATGGTCGAGGCGGTCAGCCAGTACATCCGCGAGCAGGGCATCACGCCGGCGAACTTCTATTACGAGAAGTTCGCGGCGGCCTGA